From one Salvelinus sp. IW2-2015 linkage group LG11, ASM291031v2, whole genome shotgun sequence genomic stretch:
- the LOC111970141 gene encoding cyclic AMP-dependent transcription factor ATF-7 isoform X4, translated as MGDDRPFVCTAPGCGQRFTNEDHLSVHKHKHEMTLKFGPARTDSVIIADQTPTPTRFLKNCEEVGLFNELASSFEQEFRKAHEDDQRNKNPVRLTASQLPAPPLQTPSGVKEEDEGPLEVDSSPPGSPDSTSSMSDSSKEPMVRGKETPPPRPVVSAAPTPTIVRPGSLPIHLVYDPLHPTLPSPTSVITQTPPSNRQLGSPTGSFPLVMHLPNGQTVPLLPSPNMTSVISLARPFNMVPNIPGIPGPPIGGTSSGSSSPSGYSLHSEAKMRLKAALTQQQQQHGPGAQNGAGEGPGGAGSSPTVPQRHEQSQQPSQHSDTPSPAQPQVSPAQPTGGRRRRGAEVDPDERRQRFLERNRAAASRCRQKRKVWVGSLERKAEDLATMNVSLTNEVGLLRNEVTQLKQLLLAHKDCPVTAMQKKSAYIAAGVEENSRDPPSEPMGSPAPVIQHGPSPLAPSPGANTVNGLSVRAAEAVAMSVLAGMGAAQQGGVLMATQPQPAPR; from the exons AGATTTACTAATGAAGACCATCTATCAGTCCACAAACACAAGCATGAGATGACCCTGAAATTTGGTCCTGCCAGAACTGACTCCGTCATCATTGCAG accAGACCCCCACACCCACCCGCTTCCTGAAGAACTGTGAGGAGGTGGGTCTGTTCAACGAGCTGGCCAGCTCCTTCGAGCAGGAGTTCCGGAAGGCCCATGAGGATGACCAAAGGAACAAAAACCCGGTGAGG CTCACGGCCTCCCAGCTTCCAGCCCCACCCCTACAGACCCCctctggggtgaaagaggaggatgaggggccTCTGGAGGTTGACTCCTCCCCCCCAGGCAGTCCTGACTCCACCTCCAGCATGTCGGACAGCAGCAAAGAGCCAATGGTGAGAGGAAAG GAGACTCCTCCTCCACGGCCGGTGGTGAGCGCTGCCCCCACGCCAACTATCGTACGCCCAGGGTCCCTTCCCATTCACCTTGTTTACGACCCCCTGCACCCGACTCTGCCCTCGCCAACCTCTGTCATCACACAAACCCCGCCCTCCAACAGACAACTGGG CTCCCCGACAGGTTCCTTCCCGCTGGTAATGCATCTCCCCAACGGACAGACggtccctctcctccccagcccAAATATGACCTCAGTCATATCT CTGGCGAGGCCATTTAATATGGTGCCCAACATCCCTGGGATTCCAGGCCCTCCGATTGGTGGGACCAGCAGTGGCTCCTCCTCCCCATCTGGGTATAGTCTACACTCAGAGGCCAAGATG AGGCTGAAGGCAGCGCTGacccaacaacagcagcagcatggCCCGGGGGCTCAAAACGGGGCTGGAGAGGGTCCAGGGGGGGCAGGTTCCAGCCCCACTGTCCCCCAGAGACATGAGCAGAGCCAGCAGCCCTCGCAGCACTCTGACACCCCCTCTCCCGCACAgccacag GTGTCCCCAGCCCAGCCCACGGGTGGTAGGAGGCGGCGGGGTGCAGAGGTTGACCCAGACGAGAGGAGGCAGCGCTTCCTGGAGAGGAACAGGGCGGCGGCTTCTCGCTGCCGACAGAAACGCAAGGTGTGGGTCGGCTCTCtggagaggaaggcagaggaCCTGGCTACCATGAATGTTTCTTTGACC AATGAAGTGGGTCTGCTGAGGAACGAGGTGACCCAACTGAAACAGCTGCTGCTGGCCCACAAAGACTGCCCTGTCACTGCCATGCAGAAGAAGTCTGCCTACATAG ctgCAGGAGTAGAGGAGAACTCCAGGGACCCCCCCTCTGAGCCTATGGGCTCCCCAGCCCCGGTTATCCAGCATGGGCCTTCGCCCCTTGCCCCCAGCCCTGGGGCCAACACCGTCAACGGGCTGAGCGTCCGCGCGGCTGAGGCAGTAGCCATGTCGGTCCTGGCCGGCATGGGGGCGGCCCAGCAGGGAGGGGTCCTCATGGCCACACAGCCGCAGCCCGCCCCCAGATGA
- the LOC111970141 gene encoding cyclic AMP-dependent transcription factor ATF-7 isoform X1, translating to MGDDRPFVCTAPGCGQRFTNEDHLSVHKHKHEMTLKFGPARTDSVIIADQTPTPTRFLKNCEEVGLFNELASSFEQEFRKAHEDDQRNKNPVRLTASQLPAPPLQTPSGVKEEDEGPLEVDSSPPGSPDSTSSMSDSSKEPMVRGKETPPPRPVVSAAPTPTIVRPGSLPIHLVYDPLHPTLPSPTSVITQTPPSNRQLGSPTGSFPLVMHLPNGQTVPLLPSPNMTSVISLARPFNMVPNIPGIPGPPIGGTSSGSSSPSGYSLHSEAKMRLKAALTQQQQQHGPGAQNGAGEGPGGAGSSPTVPQRHEQSQQPSQHSDTPSPAQPQQTSSGSSSPFGYSLHSEDMMVSPAQPTGGRRRRGAEVDPDERRQRFLERNRAAASRCRQKRKVWVGSLERKAEDLATMNVSLTNEVGLLRNEVTQLKQLLLAHKDCPVTAMQKKSAYIAAGVEENSRDPPSEPMGSPAPVIQHGPSPLAPSPGANTVNGLSVRAAEAVAMSVLAGMGAAQQGGVLMATQPQPAPR from the exons AGATTTACTAATGAAGACCATCTATCAGTCCACAAACACAAGCATGAGATGACCCTGAAATTTGGTCCTGCCAGAACTGACTCCGTCATCATTGCAG accAGACCCCCACACCCACCCGCTTCCTGAAGAACTGTGAGGAGGTGGGTCTGTTCAACGAGCTGGCCAGCTCCTTCGAGCAGGAGTTCCGGAAGGCCCATGAGGATGACCAAAGGAACAAAAACCCGGTGAGG CTCACGGCCTCCCAGCTTCCAGCCCCACCCCTACAGACCCCctctggggtgaaagaggaggatgaggggccTCTGGAGGTTGACTCCTCCCCCCCAGGCAGTCCTGACTCCACCTCCAGCATGTCGGACAGCAGCAAAGAGCCAATGGTGAGAGGAAAG GAGACTCCTCCTCCACGGCCGGTGGTGAGCGCTGCCCCCACGCCAACTATCGTACGCCCAGGGTCCCTTCCCATTCACCTTGTTTACGACCCCCTGCACCCGACTCTGCCCTCGCCAACCTCTGTCATCACACAAACCCCGCCCTCCAACAGACAACTGGG CTCCCCGACAGGTTCCTTCCCGCTGGTAATGCATCTCCCCAACGGACAGACggtccctctcctccccagcccAAATATGACCTCAGTCATATCT CTGGCGAGGCCATTTAATATGGTGCCCAACATCCCTGGGATTCCAGGCCCTCCGATTGGTGGGACCAGCAGTGGCTCCTCCTCCCCATCTGGGTATAGTCTACACTCAGAGGCCAAGATG AGGCTGAAGGCAGCGCTGacccaacaacagcagcagcatggCCCGGGGGCTCAAAACGGGGCTGGAGAGGGTCCAGGGGGGGCAGGTTCCAGCCCCACTGTCCCCCAGAGACATGAGCAGAGCCAGCAGCCCTCGCAGCACTCTGACACCCCCTCTCCCGCACAgccacag CAAACCAGCAGTGGCTCCTCCTCTCCATTTGGGTATAGTCTACATTCAGAGGACATGATG GTGTCCCCAGCCCAGCCCACGGGTGGTAGGAGGCGGCGGGGTGCAGAGGTTGACCCAGACGAGAGGAGGCAGCGCTTCCTGGAGAGGAACAGGGCGGCGGCTTCTCGCTGCCGACAGAAACGCAAGGTGTGGGTCGGCTCTCtggagaggaaggcagaggaCCTGGCTACCATGAATGTTTCTTTGACC AATGAAGTGGGTCTGCTGAGGAACGAGGTGACCCAACTGAAACAGCTGCTGCTGGCCCACAAAGACTGCCCTGTCACTGCCATGCAGAAGAAGTCTGCCTACATAG ctgCAGGAGTAGAGGAGAACTCCAGGGACCCCCCCTCTGAGCCTATGGGCTCCCCAGCCCCGGTTATCCAGCATGGGCCTTCGCCCCTTGCCCCCAGCCCTGGGGCCAACACCGTCAACGGGCTGAGCGTCCGCGCGGCTGAGGCAGTAGCCATGTCGGTCCTGGCCGGCATGGGGGCGGCCCAGCAGGGAGGGGTCCTCATGGCCACACAGCCGCAGCCCGCCCCCAGATGA
- the LOC111970141 gene encoding cyclic AMP-dependent transcription factor ATF-7 isoform X2, producing MGDDRPFVCTAPGCGQRFTNEDHLSVHKHKHEMTLKFGPARTDSVIIADQTPTPTRFLKNCEEVGLFNELASSFEQEFRKAHEDDQRNKNPLTASQLPAPPLQTPSGVKEEDEGPLEVDSSPPGSPDSTSSMSDSSKEPMVRGKETPPPRPVVSAAPTPTIVRPGSLPIHLVYDPLHPTLPSPTSVITQTPPSNRQLGSPTGSFPLVMHLPNGQTVPLLPSPNMTSVISLARPFNMVPNIPGIPGPPIGGTSSGSSSPSGYSLHSEAKMRLKAALTQQQQQHGPGAQNGAGEGPGGAGSSPTVPQRHEQSQQPSQHSDTPSPAQPQQTSSGSSSPFGYSLHSEDMMVSPAQPTGGRRRRGAEVDPDERRQRFLERNRAAASRCRQKRKVWVGSLERKAEDLATMNVSLTNEVGLLRNEVTQLKQLLLAHKDCPVTAMQKKSAYIAAGVEENSRDPPSEPMGSPAPVIQHGPSPLAPSPGANTVNGLSVRAAEAVAMSVLAGMGAAQQGGVLMATQPQPAPR from the exons AGATTTACTAATGAAGACCATCTATCAGTCCACAAACACAAGCATGAGATGACCCTGAAATTTGGTCCTGCCAGAACTGACTCCGTCATCATTGCAG accAGACCCCCACACCCACCCGCTTCCTGAAGAACTGTGAGGAGGTGGGTCTGTTCAACGAGCTGGCCAGCTCCTTCGAGCAGGAGTTCCGGAAGGCCCATGAGGATGACCAAAGGAACAAAAACCCG CTCACGGCCTCCCAGCTTCCAGCCCCACCCCTACAGACCCCctctggggtgaaagaggaggatgaggggccTCTGGAGGTTGACTCCTCCCCCCCAGGCAGTCCTGACTCCACCTCCAGCATGTCGGACAGCAGCAAAGAGCCAATGGTGAGAGGAAAG GAGACTCCTCCTCCACGGCCGGTGGTGAGCGCTGCCCCCACGCCAACTATCGTACGCCCAGGGTCCCTTCCCATTCACCTTGTTTACGACCCCCTGCACCCGACTCTGCCCTCGCCAACCTCTGTCATCACACAAACCCCGCCCTCCAACAGACAACTGGG CTCCCCGACAGGTTCCTTCCCGCTGGTAATGCATCTCCCCAACGGACAGACggtccctctcctccccagcccAAATATGACCTCAGTCATATCT CTGGCGAGGCCATTTAATATGGTGCCCAACATCCCTGGGATTCCAGGCCCTCCGATTGGTGGGACCAGCAGTGGCTCCTCCTCCCCATCTGGGTATAGTCTACACTCAGAGGCCAAGATG AGGCTGAAGGCAGCGCTGacccaacaacagcagcagcatggCCCGGGGGCTCAAAACGGGGCTGGAGAGGGTCCAGGGGGGGCAGGTTCCAGCCCCACTGTCCCCCAGAGACATGAGCAGAGCCAGCAGCCCTCGCAGCACTCTGACACCCCCTCTCCCGCACAgccacag CAAACCAGCAGTGGCTCCTCCTCTCCATTTGGGTATAGTCTACATTCAGAGGACATGATG GTGTCCCCAGCCCAGCCCACGGGTGGTAGGAGGCGGCGGGGTGCAGAGGTTGACCCAGACGAGAGGAGGCAGCGCTTCCTGGAGAGGAACAGGGCGGCGGCTTCTCGCTGCCGACAGAAACGCAAGGTGTGGGTCGGCTCTCtggagaggaaggcagaggaCCTGGCTACCATGAATGTTTCTTTGACC AATGAAGTGGGTCTGCTGAGGAACGAGGTGACCCAACTGAAACAGCTGCTGCTGGCCCACAAAGACTGCCCTGTCACTGCCATGCAGAAGAAGTCTGCCTACATAG ctgCAGGAGTAGAGGAGAACTCCAGGGACCCCCCCTCTGAGCCTATGGGCTCCCCAGCCCCGGTTATCCAGCATGGGCCTTCGCCCCTTGCCCCCAGCCCTGGGGCCAACACCGTCAACGGGCTGAGCGTCCGCGCGGCTGAGGCAGTAGCCATGTCGGTCCTGGCCGGCATGGGGGCGGCCCAGCAGGGAGGGGTCCTCATGGCCACACAGCCGCAGCCCGCCCCCAGATGA
- the LOC111970141 gene encoding cyclic AMP-dependent transcription factor ATF-7 isoform X5 — protein sequence MGDDRPFVCTAPGCGQRFTNEDHLSVHKHKHEMTLKFGPARTDSVIIADQTPTPTRFLKNCEEVGLFNELASSFEQEFRKAHEDDQRNKNPVRLTASQLPAPPLQTPSGVKEEDEGPLEVDSSPPGSPDSTSSMSDSSKEPMVRGKETPPPRPVVSAAPTPTIVRPGSLPIHLVYDPLHPTLPSPTSVITQTPPSNRQLGSPTGSFPLVMHLPNGQTVPLLPSPNMTSVISLARPFNMVPNIPGIPGPPIGGTSSGSSSPSGYSLHSEAKMRLKAALTQQQQQHGPGAQNGAGEGPGGAGSSPTVPQRHEQSQQPSQHSDTPSPAQPQQTSSGSSSPFGYSLHSEDMMVSPAQPTGGRRRRGAEVDPDERRQRFLERNRAAASRCRQKRKVWVGSLERKAEDLATMNVSLTNEVGLLRNEVTQLKQLLLAHKDCPVTAMQKKSAYIG from the exons AGATTTACTAATGAAGACCATCTATCAGTCCACAAACACAAGCATGAGATGACCCTGAAATTTGGTCCTGCCAGAACTGACTCCGTCATCATTGCAG accAGACCCCCACACCCACCCGCTTCCTGAAGAACTGTGAGGAGGTGGGTCTGTTCAACGAGCTGGCCAGCTCCTTCGAGCAGGAGTTCCGGAAGGCCCATGAGGATGACCAAAGGAACAAAAACCCGGTGAGG CTCACGGCCTCCCAGCTTCCAGCCCCACCCCTACAGACCCCctctggggtgaaagaggaggatgaggggccTCTGGAGGTTGACTCCTCCCCCCCAGGCAGTCCTGACTCCACCTCCAGCATGTCGGACAGCAGCAAAGAGCCAATGGTGAGAGGAAAG GAGACTCCTCCTCCACGGCCGGTGGTGAGCGCTGCCCCCACGCCAACTATCGTACGCCCAGGGTCCCTTCCCATTCACCTTGTTTACGACCCCCTGCACCCGACTCTGCCCTCGCCAACCTCTGTCATCACACAAACCCCGCCCTCCAACAGACAACTGGG CTCCCCGACAGGTTCCTTCCCGCTGGTAATGCATCTCCCCAACGGACAGACggtccctctcctccccagcccAAATATGACCTCAGTCATATCT CTGGCGAGGCCATTTAATATGGTGCCCAACATCCCTGGGATTCCAGGCCCTCCGATTGGTGGGACCAGCAGTGGCTCCTCCTCCCCATCTGGGTATAGTCTACACTCAGAGGCCAAGATG AGGCTGAAGGCAGCGCTGacccaacaacagcagcagcatggCCCGGGGGCTCAAAACGGGGCTGGAGAGGGTCCAGGGGGGGCAGGTTCCAGCCCCACTGTCCCCCAGAGACATGAGCAGAGCCAGCAGCCCTCGCAGCACTCTGACACCCCCTCTCCCGCACAgccacag CAAACCAGCAGTGGCTCCTCCTCTCCATTTGGGTATAGTCTACATTCAGAGGACATGATG GTGTCCCCAGCCCAGCCCACGGGTGGTAGGAGGCGGCGGGGTGCAGAGGTTGACCCAGACGAGAGGAGGCAGCGCTTCCTGGAGAGGAACAGGGCGGCGGCTTCTCGCTGCCGACAGAAACGCAAGGTGTGGGTCGGCTCTCtggagaggaaggcagaggaCCTGGCTACCATGAATGTTTCTTTGACC AATGAAGTGGGTCTGCTGAGGAACGAGGTGACCCAACTGAAACAGCTGCTGCTGGCCCACAAAGACTGCCCTGTCACTGCCATGCAGAAGAAGTCTGCCTACATAG GGtga
- the LOC111970141 gene encoding cyclic AMP-dependent transcription factor ATF-7 isoform X3, with protein MGDDRPFVCTAPGCGQRFTNEDHLSVHKHKHEMTLKFGPARTDSVIIADQTPTPTRFLKNCEEVGLFNELASSFEQEFRKAHEDDQRNKNPVRLTASQLPAPPLQTPSGVKEEDEGPLEVDSSPPGSPDSTSSMSDSSKEPMETPPPRPVVSAAPTPTIVRPGSLPIHLVYDPLHPTLPSPTSVITQTPPSNRQLGSPTGSFPLVMHLPNGQTVPLLPSPNMTSVISLARPFNMVPNIPGIPGPPIGGTSSGSSSPSGYSLHSEAKMRLKAALTQQQQQHGPGAQNGAGEGPGGAGSSPTVPQRHEQSQQPSQHSDTPSPAQPQQTSSGSSSPFGYSLHSEDMMVSPAQPTGGRRRRGAEVDPDERRQRFLERNRAAASRCRQKRKVWVGSLERKAEDLATMNVSLTNEVGLLRNEVTQLKQLLLAHKDCPVTAMQKKSAYIAAGVEENSRDPPSEPMGSPAPVIQHGPSPLAPSPGANTVNGLSVRAAEAVAMSVLAGMGAAQQGGVLMATQPQPAPR; from the exons AGATTTACTAATGAAGACCATCTATCAGTCCACAAACACAAGCATGAGATGACCCTGAAATTTGGTCCTGCCAGAACTGACTCCGTCATCATTGCAG accAGACCCCCACACCCACCCGCTTCCTGAAGAACTGTGAGGAGGTGGGTCTGTTCAACGAGCTGGCCAGCTCCTTCGAGCAGGAGTTCCGGAAGGCCCATGAGGATGACCAAAGGAACAAAAACCCGGTGAGG CTCACGGCCTCCCAGCTTCCAGCCCCACCCCTACAGACCCCctctggggtgaaagaggaggatgaggggccTCTGGAGGTTGACTCCTCCCCCCCAGGCAGTCCTGACTCCACCTCCAGCATGTCGGACAGCAGCAAAGAGCCAATG GAGACTCCTCCTCCACGGCCGGTGGTGAGCGCTGCCCCCACGCCAACTATCGTACGCCCAGGGTCCCTTCCCATTCACCTTGTTTACGACCCCCTGCACCCGACTCTGCCCTCGCCAACCTCTGTCATCACACAAACCCCGCCCTCCAACAGACAACTGGG CTCCCCGACAGGTTCCTTCCCGCTGGTAATGCATCTCCCCAACGGACAGACggtccctctcctccccagcccAAATATGACCTCAGTCATATCT CTGGCGAGGCCATTTAATATGGTGCCCAACATCCCTGGGATTCCAGGCCCTCCGATTGGTGGGACCAGCAGTGGCTCCTCCTCCCCATCTGGGTATAGTCTACACTCAGAGGCCAAGATG AGGCTGAAGGCAGCGCTGacccaacaacagcagcagcatggCCCGGGGGCTCAAAACGGGGCTGGAGAGGGTCCAGGGGGGGCAGGTTCCAGCCCCACTGTCCCCCAGAGACATGAGCAGAGCCAGCAGCCCTCGCAGCACTCTGACACCCCCTCTCCCGCACAgccacag CAAACCAGCAGTGGCTCCTCCTCTCCATTTGGGTATAGTCTACATTCAGAGGACATGATG GTGTCCCCAGCCCAGCCCACGGGTGGTAGGAGGCGGCGGGGTGCAGAGGTTGACCCAGACGAGAGGAGGCAGCGCTTCCTGGAGAGGAACAGGGCGGCGGCTTCTCGCTGCCGACAGAAACGCAAGGTGTGGGTCGGCTCTCtggagaggaaggcagaggaCCTGGCTACCATGAATGTTTCTTTGACC AATGAAGTGGGTCTGCTGAGGAACGAGGTGACCCAACTGAAACAGCTGCTGCTGGCCCACAAAGACTGCCCTGTCACTGCCATGCAGAAGAAGTCTGCCTACATAG ctgCAGGAGTAGAGGAGAACTCCAGGGACCCCCCCTCTGAGCCTATGGGCTCCCCAGCCCCGGTTATCCAGCATGGGCCTTCGCCCCTTGCCCCCAGCCCTGGGGCCAACACCGTCAACGGGCTGAGCGTCCGCGCGGCTGAGGCAGTAGCCATGTCGGTCCTGGCCGGCATGGGGGCGGCCCAGCAGGGAGGGGTCCTCATGGCCACACAGCCGCAGCCCGCCCCCAGATGA